CGGCGAGGACGACGGCGACGCCCGCCGCCGAGAACAGCGCGCCCAGCGTGTTGCGCAGCACCAGCGACTTGGCGGTCGCGGCGGCGTGCACGCTGCTCATCGCGGCGACCGGCGGGATCTTCGCGGCCCGGCGACCGGGCAGCCAGGCCGCCACCATGGTGATGACGATGCCGACGGCCATGGCGGTGGCGACCGTGCCGGGCGTGACCACGAGCGGACCGTCGGGGACGGTCGCCCCGAGCGTCCCGAGCAGCGAGCGCAGCCCGGCGCCGATGCCGATGCCGGCGACCAGCCCGGTCACCCCGGCGACCGTGCCGACCACGAACGCCTCGACCAGCACGGACCGGGTGACCTGGCGGCGGGAGGCGCCGACGGCCCGCATGAGCGCGAGCTCCTTGGTGCGCTGGGCGACCAGCATGGTGAAGGTGTTGGCGATGATGAAGGTGCCGACGAACAGCGCGATGCCGGCGAAGACCAGCAGCCCCTGCTTCATTCCGCTCATCGACGCGGAGATCGTCTCGGCCTGGTCGTCCGCCAGCCGACGGCCGGTGGTGGTCTCGACCTGGCCCTCGGGAAGGGCGGCGTCCAGCGCGGACTTCAGCGCGCTCTGCGAGGTCCCGGCGGCCGCCTTGACGTCGATCTCGTCGTACGTGCCCGGCTTGCCGAACAGCGTCTGCGCGCTCGCGGTGTCGAAGAGGGCGAGGCTGCCGCCTGCGGCGACGTTGCCGTCGTCGGTGGTGAAGACGCCGACGATCTTCGGGGTGAGGACGGGGCCGTCCACGGAGATCCGCACCGTGTCCCCGACCTCGTACCCGGCCCGGTCGGCCGTCCGCGAGTCTATGAGGACCTCGTTCGTGCCGCTCGGGGCGTGCCCGGAGACGAGCGGGTAGCGGGCGTCCTTCTCGCCCCAGTAGTTGCCGCCCTGCGACTGGAAGCCGCCGCCGACGAGCTTGCCGTCCTTGTCGGCGATGGCGGTGAAGCCGTTGACGACGCCGATCGCGGACGCCGCGCCCGGGACCTTCGCGCTCTTCTCCAGCAGGGCCTGGGTCAGCTCGGGCGTCTTGACGATGCGGTCGCCGACGTCCGGCTGGGACTCGGCGGTGACGGCGACGTCGACCTGGTCGAAGCCCTTGGCGGAGCTGTTCTGGAGAGCGTTGGACAAGGTGTTGGTGAAGACCAGGGTCCCCGACACGAAGGCCACGCCGAGCATCACGGCGAGCACGGTCATCAGGAGCCGGGCCTTGTGCGCGAGCACGTTGCGCAAGGCGGTACGGAACATGGGTGTTGTCTTCTCAGTCCTGCTCGTCGGCGAGCGGTCGGTCCCGGTCCGGGATCAGCTGGTGCGGCCCTTGGCGTCGAAGCGCTTCATACGGTCGAGCACCGACTCGGCGGTCGGGCCGTGCACCTCGTCGACGACCCGTCCGTCCGCGAGGAAGACGACCCGGTCCGCGTAGGCCGCGGCCACCGGGTCGTGGGTCACCATCACCACGGTCTGCCCCAGCTCGCGCACGGAGTTGCGCAGGAAGCCCAGCACCTCGGCGCCCGAGCGCGAGTCGAGGTTGCCGGTCGGCTCGTCACCGAAGATGATCTCGGGCCGCGAGGCCAGGGCGCGGGCGACGGCGACCCGCTGCTGCTGACCGCCGGAGAGCTGCGAGGGGCGGTGGCCGAGCCGGTCGGCGAGCCCGACCATGGCGATGACCTTTTCCAGCCACTCCTTGTCCGGCTTGCGGCCCGCGATGTCCATGGGGAGCGTGATGTTCTCGAGCGCCGTCAGCGTCGGCAGCAGGTTGAACGCCTGGAAGATGAACCCGATCTTGTCCCGGCGGAGCTTGGTGAGCTGCTTGTCCTTCAGCGAGCCGAGCTCGGTGTCGCCGATGCGCACGGAGCCGGAGGAGAAGGTGTCGAGACCGGCCACACAGTGCATCAGCGTGGACTTGCCGGAGCCGGACGGCCCCATGATCGCGGTGAACTCGGCCTGCCGGAAGTCGACCGACACCCGGTCCAGGGCGACCACCTGGGTCTCGCCCTGTCCGTAGATCTTCGACAGGTCCGTGGCGCGCGCGGCGACGGCGGTGGTCCGCTCGGCGAGGGGGCTGGTGGTCACGGGAAACGGGCTCCTGACGGGACGGTGGATGGTTCCGGGGGACTGAACCATCGTCCCGCCCGCCCGCCGCCGTGTAGTCA
The window above is part of the Streptomyces sp. NBC_00425 genome. Proteins encoded here:
- a CDS encoding ABC transporter ATP-binding protein, with the translated sequence MTTSPLAERTTAVAARATDLSKIYGQGETQVVALDRVSVDFRQAEFTAIMGPSGSGKSTLMHCVAGLDTFSSGSVRIGDTELGSLKDKQLTKLRRDKIGFIFQAFNLLPTLTALENITLPMDIAGRKPDKEWLEKVIAMVGLADRLGHRPSQLSGGQQQRVAVARALASRPEIIFGDEPTGNLDSRSGAEVLGFLRNSVRELGQTVVMVTHDPVAAAYADRVVFLADGRVVDEVHGPTAESVLDRMKRFDAKGRTS
- a CDS encoding ABC transporter permease, giving the protein MFRTALRNVLAHKARLLMTVLAVMLGVAFVSGTLVFTNTLSNALQNSSAKGFDQVDVAVTAESQPDVGDRIVKTPELTQALLEKSAKVPGAASAIGVVNGFTAIADKDGKLVGGGFQSQGGNYWGEKDARYPLVSGHAPSGTNEVLIDSRTADRAGYEVGDTVRISVDGPVLTPKIVGVFTTDDGNVAAGGSLALFDTASAQTLFGKPGTYDEIDVKAAAGTSQSALKSALDAALPEGQVETTTGRRLADDQAETISASMSGMKQGLLVFAGIALFVGTFIIANTFTMLVAQRTKELALMRAVGASRRQVTRSVLVEAFVVGTVAGVTGLVAGIGIGAGLRSLLGTLGATVPDGPLVVTPGTVATAMAVGIVITMVAAWLPGRRAAKIPPVAAMSSVHAAATAKSLVLRNTLGALFSAAGVAVVLAATTMDGSDGQAPMGLGAVLLIIGVFILTPLLSRPLIAASAPLLRIFGVSGKLARQNSVRNPRRTAATASALMIGLTLITGMTVMAGSLQKSIDKMASSAIKADYVVSMANGNGLSPDVDAKLKAVDGVTATSPMRNAPARIAGNTEFLTGVTGSAFGELTDLPMDNGAFTVGGSQVVADADTAKSYGWKAGSAFTVHYEDGSSQRLTVAGVYESNELIRGILLDNSALAPHVEDPSDMQVMVKTSDGVSDGTKDRLEKALGSNPAIKVQSKQDLSDEIAKMFTLLLNMLYGLLAMAVIVAVLGVVNTLAMSVFERSQEIGMLRAIGLDRRSVKRMVRLESLVISLFGGVLGIGLGVFFGWAAGELLGTRMATYELVVPWGRMAVFLALAAAVGILAALWPARRASRLNMLTAIKSE